One genomic region from Cyanobium usitatum str. Tous encodes:
- a CDS encoding phosphoribosyl-AMP cyclohydrolase yields MNLNFTQAEVIAAQNGWCDALLSISSTYANSGIGAATKKAEAVIDKAYAYQYGPVAFAPTLASGKQTFRATREGALAYFVGNNPAYPSDTGFALRPWRKCEVVNEVIQLNGAQAITMGNVDLTDSTGKVTRVDKTWSFIKEPDASVRIVLHHSSLPFSN; encoded by the coding sequence ATGAACCTAAATTTCACCCAGGCAGAGGTAATAGCAGCACAGAATGGCTGGTGCGATGCGTTGCTTAGCATTAGCAGCACCTACGCTAATTCTGGCATAGGTGCTGCTACAAAAAAAGCAGAGGCTGTCATTGATAAGGCTTATGCATATCAGTACGGACCGGTTGCTTTTGCGCCAACACTTGCCTCGGGCAAGCAGACATTTCGCGCCACCCGCGAAGGCGCCTTGGCCTATTTTGTTGGCAACAATCCCGCCTACCCAAGCGACACAGGATTTGCACTGAGGCCATGGCGCAAGTGCGAGGTGGTGAATGAGGTGATTCAGCTCAATGGGGCACAGGCAATCACAATGGGCAATGTAGATCTAACCGATAGCACCGGGAAAGTCACCAGAGTTGATAAAACCTGGAGCTTTATCAAAGAACCAGATGCCTCTGTGCGGATTGTCTTGCACCACTCTTCTCTTCCTTTTAGCAATTAA
- a CDS encoding lysozyme inhibitor LprI family protein: MRTCLHLLLAASLVPLLLPLPAQAAEVCTPSESTVAETRCVMEALQAKDRELEKALVRVASEARQVPSETFQTLWRANLTGFYKTSADPNEQARAFRAERRKVCAYAKSVSFQGTGYGIFTTRCELALTQTLLEQLRP; the protein is encoded by the coding sequence ATGCGCACCTGTCTCCACCTGCTGCTGGCTGCCTCCCTGGTGCCGCTGCTGCTGCCGCTGCCGGCACAAGCAGCGGAGGTCTGCACCCCTTCAGAAAGCACCGTGGCCGAAACCCGCTGCGTGATGGAAGCCCTCCAAGCCAAGGATCGGGAGCTGGAGAAGGCCTTGGTGCGGGTGGCCAGCGAGGCCAGGCAAGTGCCGAGCGAAACCTTCCAGACGCTCTGGCGCGCCAACCTCACCGGCTTCTACAAAACGAGTGCCGACCCAAACGAGCAGGCGCGTGCTTTCCGAGCCGAACGCCGCAAGGTGTGCGCCTACGCCAAGTCGGTGAGCTTCCAGGGGACGGGCTACGGCATCTTCACGACGCGCTGTGAGCTGGCGCTCACCCAGACCCTGCTGGAGCAGCTGCGGCCATGA
- a CDS encoding VOC family protein yields MISIEQVDHIGIRITDKACALRFYALLGFKVEVESDFEPVTILKNPAGVELNLIINGVDTTGGKNVLMDVPEKHPGLTHVALRVKDIRETIATLRENNITITQGPVTFGDGHVSVFVRDPDRTTLELRARMTENDAKGIEGLEFYNPKG; encoded by the coding sequence ATGATCAGCATCGAACAGGTCGACCATATCGGCATACGCATTACCGATAAGGCGTGTGCGCTGCGCTTTTACGCACTGCTTGGCTTCAAGGTCGAGGTCGAGTCCGATTTTGAGCCTGTGACCATCCTCAAGAACCCTGCTGGAGTCGAGCTCAACCTGATCATCAACGGTGTCGACACCACCGGCGGGAAGAACGTGCTGATGGACGTGCCTGAAAAACATCCTGGCCTGACACACGTGGCGCTGCGCGTCAAAGACATTCGGGAGACCATTGCCACACTGCGGGAAAACAACATCACCATTACGCAGGGGCCGGTGACGTTCGGCGACGGGCATGTCTCGGTGTTTGTGCGCGACCCGGACCGCACCACGCTGGAATTGCGTGCACGCATGACCGAAAATGACGCCAAGGGCATCGAGGGCTTGGAGTTCTACAACCCCAAGGGTTAG
- a CDS encoding DUF3955 domain-containing protein — translation MKRPLIRLSLLLLTGAVACAVAYRLIGARVEADGTLREAFALIPIGYLLGGAGIGTGIAGLLWRKPAKRR, via the coding sequence ATGAAACGCCCGCTCATCCGGCTATCGCTGTTGCTGCTCACCGGCGCGGTGGCCTGCGCCGTGGCCTACCGACTGATCGGGGCGCGGGTAGAGGCCGATGGCACGCTCAGGGAGGCTTTCGCCCTGATTCCAATCGGCTATCTCCTGGGCGGAGCCGGTATTGGGACCGGAATCGCCGGCCTGTTGTGGAGGAAGCCAGCCAAGCGCCGGTAA
- a CDS encoding DUF3987 domain-containing protein, translated as MTQAILGPNEDSRSLEEIYAAIEMLQQLGGIENWIEQRAHAEQLLQEWFDQPDATPKDQELPPIDHLAEWLWDQLEPLQEVQTWRPAEEDAVPESLVADVNEWVDKATNILIKGWQQFERFQLAEYYADGNKICLDGDLAEEGNLLWANYDYLDPLTKQNRYWEVCNLWIELERHIDPDGLIHKARIEERDIAKSNELRKKGDHYHADLWLLPKDQLERPDKCSKEDWANIIKPYNRRNWDEPLKEFLDRVELARLGLCPGREKTATEALNAHQNDAHTKIRSMVEVGASATEIQELINQQAGGYNQTGLAKFADQCRLELERRQDLLNALEDLLLRGAPPAINLADYVPANWLPMFRILRKGLKFSDEAIVMTVMAGVAAMFPPCVRIRGWSMVEIIIVWLFHIGTSGTAKSVLLSMLINKPMAKPMALIDSWNDREKERRKTASEAGDELPQYRKRNLIYTSPTTQGIRADLAEHGEEVPGLLVRDELSGWLKQMAKEDGASVGDVEFWLSSYDGAYSNDVFADAKKSRDVRNGKLAVIGGIQPKVFLDQLEAGNANGFNSRPLFVHLPRHKRELIQPDEQSERLTDQLGELYLAALEDSNPLYVLSGEAEATFLALFNQLEELSLQANSEEVEALWAKAPGQVLRVAAAVHFIRVTTGQEDLVEREFVNKATVVSSRSLQLAANLVMAGKTRAVELHERAANPMLDRADRMMEIARKLQGKAGGKGVTLSSLRKGWPSRSRPTLEELKQIATMLQSRGLVQLLDGGKELRVVR; from the coding sequence ATGACTCAAGCCATTTTAGGCCCCAATGAGGATTCTCGATCACTTGAAGAGATTTATGCTGCCATTGAGATGCTCCAGCAACTTGGGGGCATTGAAAATTGGATCGAACAGCGGGCTCACGCTGAACAGCTGCTGCAGGAGTGGTTTGACCAGCCAGATGCTACCCCTAAAGATCAAGAGCTTCCACCAATCGATCATCTAGCGGAGTGGCTTTGGGATCAGCTGGAACCACTGCAAGAAGTGCAGACCTGGCGACCAGCCGAGGAGGATGCAGTACCAGAATCGTTGGTAGCTGACGTAAATGAGTGGGTTGACAAAGCCACCAATATCTTGATCAAAGGATGGCAGCAATTCGAGCGCTTCCAGCTTGCAGAGTATTACGCGGATGGCAATAAAATATGCCTTGACGGCGACCTGGCGGAAGAAGGCAACTTACTGTGGGCAAATTATGATTACCTCGATCCATTAACTAAGCAAAATCGTTATTGGGAGGTCTGCAACCTTTGGATTGAGCTGGAGAGACACATCGATCCTGATGGACTCATCCACAAAGCCAGAATCGAAGAACGGGATATTGCGAAATCCAATGAGCTGCGCAAGAAGGGAGACCACTACCACGCAGACCTCTGGTTGCTACCGAAGGACCAGTTGGAACGTCCCGATAAATGCAGCAAAGAGGACTGGGCAAACATAATAAAACCCTACAACCGTAGAAACTGGGATGAGCCTTTAAAAGAGTTTCTTGATAGGGTTGAGCTTGCCCGCCTCGGGTTGTGTCCCGGACGCGAAAAGACTGCGACAGAGGCACTAAATGCTCACCAGAACGATGCCCACACCAAGATTCGCTCAATGGTTGAGGTGGGCGCAAGTGCGACAGAAATCCAGGAGCTGATCAATCAGCAGGCTGGTGGATATAACCAAACTGGCTTGGCGAAGTTCGCAGACCAGTGCCGTCTTGAGCTCGAGCGCCGCCAGGACCTCCTCAATGCTCTTGAAGATCTTCTTCTTCGTGGAGCACCACCTGCAATCAATCTTGCGGATTACGTACCAGCAAATTGGTTGCCAATGTTTCGGATACTCCGGAAAGGCCTAAAGTTCAGTGATGAAGCAATCGTGATGACAGTGATGGCTGGGGTGGCCGCAATGTTCCCACCTTGTGTCCGCATCAGAGGGTGGTCGATGGTGGAAATTATAATCGTGTGGTTATTTCATATCGGCACCAGCGGAACCGCCAAATCGGTCCTGTTAAGCATGCTGATCAACAAGCCGATGGCCAAGCCAATGGCTTTGATAGACAGCTGGAATGATCGAGAAAAGGAGCGCCGAAAAACTGCTAGTGAGGCTGGAGATGAACTGCCTCAGTACCGCAAGAGGAACCTAATTTATACTTCTCCAACTACTCAGGGGATTCGGGCAGATCTTGCAGAGCACGGTGAAGAAGTGCCAGGGCTTTTAGTTCGAGATGAGCTGAGCGGATGGCTGAAGCAGATGGCTAAGGAAGACGGTGCCAGTGTTGGCGACGTCGAGTTCTGGCTATCGAGCTATGACGGCGCATATTCAAACGACGTGTTCGCCGATGCCAAGAAATCACGCGACGTGCGTAACGGGAAACTTGCAGTGATTGGTGGGATCCAGCCGAAGGTATTCCTAGACCAATTGGAAGCAGGGAATGCCAATGGCTTCAACAGCAGGCCACTGTTTGTTCACTTGCCTCGCCATAAACGTGAATTGATACAGCCGGATGAGCAGAGTGAAAGACTGACTGATCAGCTTGGTGAATTGTACCTGGCGGCATTAGAAGATAGCAATCCTCTCTATGTCCTGTCGGGCGAAGCTGAGGCGACTTTCCTGGCTCTGTTCAATCAGTTGGAGGAGCTATCGCTCCAGGCGAACAGCGAAGAGGTGGAGGCGTTGTGGGCAAAGGCGCCAGGTCAGGTGCTCAGAGTGGCAGCAGCTGTGCACTTCATTCGAGTGACGACTGGCCAGGAAGATTTAGTGGAACGCGAATTCGTGAACAAGGCCACGGTGGTCAGCAGCCGATCACTCCAGCTGGCTGCCAATTTGGTGATGGCTGGTAAGACACGGGCGGTTGAACTACATGAACGGGCAGCCAACCCAATGCTGGACAGGGCAGATCGGATGATGGAGATCGCGAGAAAACTTCAAGGGAAGGCTGGAGGGAAAGGGGTTACTCTCTCGAGTCTCCGAAAGGGGTGGCCATCCCGCAGCCGTCCGACATTGGAGGAGCTGAAGCAGATTGCAACGATGCTGCAAAGCCGCGGGTTGGTTCAGCTGCTCGATGGCGGCAAGGAACTCAGGGTGGTGCGGTGA
- a CDS encoding alpha-keto acid decarboxylase family protein — translation MSPSVVTYALDRLADLGIGHVFGVPGDYAFPLNDAVEVHPRLQWVPSANELNAAYAADGYARRRGAGIVCTTYGVGELSALNGLMGAMAERLPVFHLVGTPSLRIVRQGLICHHTLGDRVYDRFEAISAAASCVSARLTPENAVIELERVIDKALEESRPAYLTFPMDLALMPITGTPIQGAPIGTINQHDSVAVELDAVLDLLMGRIAAAERPVVLPTITLRRYGLVEAFEAFLKASGLAYATTPMDKAVIAEDHPAFLGMYNGARSTPAALQAVVEGADLLLDVGGLVMEDLNTGLWSGRLDASRTVALSADWVQAGDQVFTSVSISDVLVGLTRRFQAGSQRTSSWGDRRPVQPQPLLPLSGAGDQPTGSASFYPRLQRFLRPTDLLVSDTGTCLLQLNAMRLPAGVAMESQTLWSSIGWGTPAALGCALADPDRRVVLVSGDGAHQLTVQEIGVMGFTEVRPVVIVLNNGLYGVEALISETGHAYNNLPPWRYAEIPAALGCRGWWCGRASTVAELEQALAAINVYDGAAYLEVLIPAEESQPLAAEVIETMHQTRTPKPLR, via the coding sequence ATGTCTCCTTCTGTGGTGACCTACGCATTGGATCGCCTCGCCGATCTCGGCATCGGCCATGTGTTCGGCGTGCCGGGTGATTACGCCTTCCCCCTCAATGATGCGGTGGAAGTGCACCCACGCCTGCAGTGGGTGCCATCGGCCAATGAGTTGAATGCGGCCTATGCGGCGGATGGCTATGCCCGTCGGCGTGGGGCCGGGATCGTATGCACCACCTATGGCGTGGGCGAACTCAGTGCCCTTAACGGTCTGATGGGCGCCATGGCCGAGCGCCTGCCGGTGTTCCATCTGGTGGGTACCCCCAGCCTGCGCATCGTGCGCCAGGGGCTGATCTGTCATCACACGCTGGGCGACCGTGTCTACGACCGTTTCGAGGCGATTTCCGCTGCTGCCAGCTGCGTGAGCGCCCGGCTTACGCCGGAGAACGCCGTGATCGAACTGGAGCGGGTGATTGACAAGGCGCTGGAGGAATCCAGGCCGGCCTATCTCACCTTCCCCATGGATCTGGCCCTGATGCCGATCACCGGCACACCGATCCAGGGGGCTCCGATCGGCACCATCAATCAGCACGACAGCGTGGCGGTGGAACTGGATGCTGTGCTCGATCTGTTGATGGGGCGGATTGCAGCGGCAGAGCGGCCGGTGGTGCTGCCCACGATCACCCTGCGGCGCTACGGGCTGGTGGAGGCGTTTGAGGCGTTTCTTAAGGCCTCAGGGTTGGCCTATGCCACCACGCCGATGGACAAGGCTGTGATCGCTGAAGACCATCCCGCCTTCCTGGGGATGTACAACGGCGCACGCTCCACTCCGGCAGCTCTGCAAGCCGTGGTGGAAGGTGCCGACCTGCTGCTCGATGTGGGCGGGCTGGTGATGGAGGACCTCAACACCGGCCTGTGGAGCGGACGTCTTGATGCCAGCCGCACGGTGGCGTTGTCAGCCGACTGGGTGCAGGCAGGCGATCAGGTATTCACCAGCGTGAGCATCAGCGATGTGCTCGTCGGGCTGACCAGGCGGTTCCAGGCCGGGTCGCAGCGGACTTCATCCTGGGGGGATCGGCGCCCGGTGCAGCCCCAGCCTCTGCTTCCCCTCAGCGGTGCCGGTGATCAGCCCACCGGTTCAGCGAGCTTCTATCCACGCCTGCAGCGGTTTCTGCGGCCCACGGATCTGCTGGTGTCCGATACCGGCACCTGTCTGCTGCAGCTCAATGCGATGCGGCTGCCGGCCGGTGTGGCGATGGAGAGCCAGACCCTCTGGAGTTCGATCGGCTGGGGCACGCCTGCCGCGCTGGGATGCGCGCTGGCGGATCCTGATCGCCGGGTGGTGCTGGTAAGCGGCGATGGCGCCCATCAGCTCACGGTGCAGGAGATCGGGGTGATGGGCTTCACGGAGGTGCGGCCGGTGGTGATTGTTCTCAACAACGGCCTCTACGGGGTGGAGGCCCTGATCAGCGAAACGGGGCATGCCTACAACAATCTGCCCCCCTGGCGTTATGCCGAGATCCCCGCTGCGCTGGGCTGCAGAGGCTGGTGGTGCGGCCGGGCCTCAACGGTGGCGGAGCTGGAGCAGGCCCTGGCGGCGATCAACGTCTATGATGGCGCCGCCTATCTGGAAGTGCTGATTCCAGCTGAGGAAAGCCAGCCGTTGGCAGCGGAGGTGATCGAAACGATGCACCAGACGAGGACGCCGAAACCGCTCCGTTAG
- a CDS encoding DUF3955 domain-containing protein — MRSDTYQWASVLLLGGALACAVSFQAIGSRVGPDGILREPFGLIPIGYGLAAGSIASLTLSLIWRPRKP, encoded by the coding sequence ATGCGAAGTGACACCTACCAATGGGCGTCGGTGCTCCTGCTGGGTGGCGCTCTGGCATGCGCCGTCTCTTTTCAAGCCATCGGCTCACGGGTGGGGCCTGATGGAATCCTTCGGGAGCCGTTTGGCCTGATCCCAATTGGTTACGGCCTTGCCGCAGGGAGCATCGCCTCCTTGACGCTCTCCCTCATTTGGCGGCCCCGCAAGCCATGA
- a CDS encoding ubiquitin family protein, with protein MKKSLRLIGIKTISALALVGILLQACGQPEVKTVPKVDLSSACKKYIGELMGRPVSSMNVDRVDDDGSLVAISYIRSDDQKLFKYECKLDGENIVWRGVDIFAPGEGPGRWRDEDAKPVSAL; from the coding sequence GTGAAGAAGTCCTTACGTCTGATTGGCATTAAAACCATATCCGCGTTGGCTCTTGTGGGTATTTTGCTGCAAGCATGCGGACAGCCAGAGGTAAAGACTGTTCCTAAAGTTGACCTCAGTTCAGCATGTAAAAAATATATTGGAGAGCTTATGGGGCGCCCAGTGTCTTCAATGAATGTTGACCGTGTAGACGACGATGGATCCCTTGTCGCAATAAGCTATATCAGGTCGGATGACCAGAAGCTCTTCAAGTACGAATGCAAGCTAGATGGCGAAAATATTGTGTGGAGGGGAGTGGATATTTTTGCGCCAGGCGAAGGACCCGGTAGATGGCGCGACGAAGACGCTAAGCCTGTTTCGGCCCTTTGA
- a CDS encoding AAA family ATPase has product MKKAACQGDLVMANNPEAIVGQPLSHAVWPCDTHKSGHNTDCVDDAQSQNTPADPHESDPHAGGETANTEMSLHPMQVRHEAERFLSLLGKDPAKTWFRTITPGKGANRSRYGRDLLGFDAAVLEADNNAGASVYFITGEAKKASGKRGGVEDEDVHSCRAVFVEHDDKPIEWQMSAWRELDLPEPTAMITTGGKSVHCYWVLNEPMQPDGWRALQERLINFAGGDKTCKNPSRLMRVPGFFYVNKENGEVTSNRAELIHQADVSYTAEEIEACLPTPAIPEVVKPTPKPGLIKHRQSVGYAPRDMQEIRDAVAVLPSRTPQTYEEYRNALCGCSAALAEVNHPNPDGEAINLMAHLWEHGERQAAQVLDSTITRNAGSFWAIARQNGYQLKRQPNPTNRAAQETAQRKAKSRNLTLDRKMQCFYKCVAVLSRRQRNTLTRQSRLLKIADDLGIKQFINRKDIAQLVLTEKDRQQGHQYQSLDAAARLAMERPEVHWLIKNLIPYGDMSIIGGRPKVGKTRLAVALVAAILTGDEFIGFGSPEQTCSVLLVTDDQADGDTADMLDSLKIWSHARLKWSPHFRVNETDLDKLLADIKANPGALVVLDSLRSITRSLGCSENDPEMGACLYDLKQSVLEAGGSLVLIHHANKTNDLIGVEALSGHSAIAGAANTVITLHYCPDDSGKPDKQNNQRRLVREARSGEGCDLVLSPNPGTGGFYRVSEFSTWQQQLKDAKDEKKRETSRTTTQDQILDLMEERVGAWLTCRETVEALDLKWGLGSGADAVRVRTALKRLADDSKIQRVRAGNEYTFSALSEDNKNHQYSKSASTTSTTSETLQGNGSQLQCEISTTSTTSTTATPPPATQTPVEVVEIRPQHRKQLRQNSSEVVEVIEAKTVGSGADAFDDEDDPAWGPRVLAPEPGAPRLTPEEAERQCNEAFAHWHSPSELEPGVPLMTPEEAEQYRKEVFANW; this is encoded by the coding sequence ATGAAAAAGGCCGCCTGCCAGGGCGACCTAGTGATGGCAAACAATCCTGAAGCCATTGTAGGTCAGCCTTTGTCTCATGCCGTCTGGCCATGCGACACCCACAAATCTGGACACAACACCGACTGCGTTGACGATGCGCAGTCTCAAAACACACCGGCAGATCCCCATGAATCCGACCCCCACGCGGGTGGTGAGACAGCAAACACGGAAATGTCACTGCACCCAATGCAGGTACGCCACGAGGCGGAACGCTTCCTGAGCCTTCTTGGCAAGGATCCAGCGAAAACCTGGTTTCGGACCATCACACCCGGCAAAGGTGCCAACCGCAGCCGCTACGGGAGAGACCTGCTCGGCTTCGATGCTGCCGTTCTAGAAGCAGACAACAACGCCGGCGCATCCGTTTACTTCATAACGGGTGAAGCCAAAAAAGCCAGTGGCAAAAGGGGCGGCGTCGAAGACGAAGACGTGCACTCATGCCGTGCTGTTTTCGTCGAACACGACGACAAGCCAATCGAGTGGCAGATGTCGGCATGGCGTGAACTAGACCTACCCGAACCCACCGCGATGATCACCACCGGCGGGAAGTCCGTGCATTGCTATTGGGTGCTCAACGAACCCATGCAGCCTGATGGATGGCGGGCGCTGCAAGAACGCCTGATCAACTTCGCCGGAGGCGACAAGACATGCAAAAACCCCAGCCGGTTGATGCGGGTGCCTGGGTTTTTCTATGTCAACAAGGAAAACGGGGAAGTAACCAGCAACCGTGCTGAGTTGATCCACCAGGCCGACGTGTCCTACACCGCCGAGGAAATCGAAGCCTGCCTCCCCACACCCGCGATCCCCGAGGTGGTGAAGCCAACGCCAAAGCCTGGCCTGATTAAGCATCGCCAAAGCGTTGGTTACGCCCCCCGCGACATGCAGGAGATCCGTGATGCAGTGGCTGTACTGCCGTCACGTACCCCCCAGACCTACGAGGAGTACCGCAACGCCTTGTGCGGGTGCTCGGCCGCGCTGGCTGAGGTCAACCACCCGAACCCTGACGGTGAAGCCATCAACCTCATGGCGCACCTATGGGAACACGGGGAACGGCAGGCGGCTCAAGTGCTCGACTCCACTATTACCCGCAATGCTGGAAGTTTCTGGGCGATAGCCAGACAGAACGGGTATCAGCTGAAGCGGCAACCCAATCCCACGAATAGAGCAGCGCAAGAGACGGCGCAACGCAAGGCCAAGTCACGCAACCTCACGCTTGATCGCAAAATGCAGTGTTTCTACAAATGCGTTGCTGTGTTATCACGCAGACAACGCAACACACTCACCCGCCAATCACGTTTACTGAAAATCGCCGACGATCTAGGTATTAAACAGTTCATAAACCGCAAGGACATTGCACAGCTTGTCTTGACGGAAAAGGATCGCCAGCAGGGCCATCAGTACCAAAGCCTCGACGCTGCGGCACGCCTGGCTATGGAGCGGCCTGAGGTGCATTGGTTGATCAAAAACCTGATCCCCTATGGGGACATGTCAATCATCGGCGGCAGACCCAAGGTCGGTAAAACACGACTTGCCGTTGCCCTAGTTGCCGCAATCTTGACCGGCGACGAGTTCATCGGTTTTGGGTCACCAGAGCAAACCTGCTCGGTGCTGCTGGTGACCGATGACCAGGCCGATGGTGATACGGCCGACATGCTCGATAGCCTCAAGATCTGGAGCCACGCACGCTTGAAATGGTCTCCCCATTTCCGGGTGAACGAAACCGATCTAGACAAGCTCCTTGCCGACATCAAAGCCAACCCAGGTGCACTGGTTGTACTGGATTCACTCCGAAGCATCACGCGGTCACTTGGTTGCAGCGAAAACGATCCTGAGATGGGGGCCTGCCTTTATGACCTCAAGCAGAGTGTCCTCGAGGCGGGTGGATCGTTGGTGCTTATCCACCACGCGAACAAAACCAACGACCTCATCGGCGTAGAGGCACTCAGTGGCCACAGTGCCATTGCGGGTGCAGCAAACACGGTTATCACCTTGCACTACTGCCCAGATGACAGCGGGAAGCCGGATAAACAAAACAACCAGCGCCGCCTGGTGCGTGAAGCACGAAGCGGTGAAGGATGTGACCTAGTCCTAAGTCCCAATCCCGGCACTGGTGGTTTCTATCGGGTGAGTGAGTTCAGCACATGGCAGCAACAGCTGAAAGATGCCAAGGACGAAAAGAAGCGTGAAACAAGCCGCACCACAACGCAAGATCAAATACTTGATCTCATGGAGGAACGTGTGGGGGCATGGCTGACATGCCGAGAAACAGTTGAAGCGTTGGATTTGAAGTGGGGTCTAGGAAGCGGTGCTGATGCAGTCAGGGTGCGCACTGCACTCAAGCGGCTGGCGGATGACTCCAAGATCCAGCGGGTGAGGGCAGGGAACGAATACACGTTTTCAGCCTTAAGCGAAGACAACAAAAATCACCAGTACTCAAAATCAGCTTCAACTACCTCAACTACCTCTGAGACCCTGCAAGGCAATGGATCTCAGCTTCAGTGCGAAATCTCAACTACCTCAACTACCTCAACTACAGCTACCCCCCCACCCGCTACTCAAACTCCAGTTGAGGTAGTTGAGATTCGGCCTCAACACCGAAAACAACTGCGCCAGAACAGCTCAGAGGTAGTTGAGGTAATTGAGGCGAAAACAGTGGGTAGTGGCGCCGATGCGTTTGACGACGAGGATGATCCAGCATGGGGACCCCGGGTGTTGGCGCCCGAACCGGGTGCGCCACGCCTCACACCTGAGGAGGCGGAGCGTCAATGCAATGAAGCTTTTGCGCACTGGCACTCACCAAGCGAGCTGGAACCAGGCGTGCCTCTGATGACCCCAGAGGAGGCCGAGCAGTACAGAAAAGAAGTTTTTGCAAACTGGTGA
- a CDS encoding response regulator transcription factor, protein MDITPRIPQLADSREQMFNLMAGSSTVACFGSRALLSLFVCAAPEPASLVGAVTTEAEALGLIARHQPGYLFVTEHLEAGSGLGLVKQAHGLCPDLRTLLILQSESPALLRQALELGCNGVVVESQLAQGTMVDAIRAVAGGGIYADKLGVDALRSTNRGDGPDPLDALSEREQEVLQLVTRGYTNKEMAEALIVSAETIKTHITNILCKLQAKDRTHAAVIGVRRGLVSGE, encoded by the coding sequence ATGGACATCACTCCCCGCATCCCCCAGCTAGCGGATAGCCGCGAGCAGATGTTCAACCTCATGGCAGGCAGCAGCACGGTGGCCTGCTTTGGCAGCAGGGCTTTGCTATCGCTCTTTGTCTGCGCAGCACCTGAGCCCGCTTCGTTGGTGGGTGCGGTAACCACTGAAGCTGAGGCTCTCGGGCTGATTGCACGCCATCAGCCGGGCTACCTGTTCGTGACTGAGCACCTGGAAGCCGGCAGCGGTCTCGGACTGGTGAAGCAAGCCCATGGGCTCTGCCCGGACCTGCGCACGCTGCTGATCCTCCAGAGTGAATCCCCTGCGCTGCTTCGTCAGGCGCTGGAGCTCGGCTGCAATGGCGTGGTGGTGGAGAGCCAGCTGGCCCAGGGCACGATGGTGGATGCCATCCGTGCAGTGGCAGGCGGCGGGATCTACGCCGACAAGCTAGGGGTCGATGCGTTGCGCTCCACCAACCGTGGTGATGGCCCAGATCCCTTAGACGCGTTGTCAGAGCGAGAGCAGGAGGTGCTGCAGCTGGTCACTCGTGGTTACACCAACAAGGAGATGGCGGAGGCCCTGATCGTCTCCGCCGAAACAATCAAAACCCACATCACCAACATCCTTTGCAAGCTCCAGGCCAAGGACCGTACCCACGCGGCTGTGATTGGCGTGCGGCGTGGGTTGGTCAGCGGTGAGTGA
- a CDS encoding cupin domain-containing protein, translated as MSFDKINVPGPLNQEPEVCNVLGDSITLRLTTEQTDGKYSVAEFATPGGVGQPPHTHAWDETYLVLEGELNLNINCETTVVGTGGCYQVKAGVVHAPTPNGDFCRYVMVGQPGGVESVFKSLKANEKDLHDMAKVVEIVTKEGVTIAG; from the coding sequence GTGAGTTTCGACAAGATCAACGTGCCCGGCCCGCTGAACCAAGAACCAGAAGTGTGCAATGTGCTGGGGGACTCCATCACCCTGCGCCTCACCACCGAGCAGACCGACGGAAAATACAGCGTGGCCGAATTCGCAACACCCGGTGGGGTGGGCCAGCCCCCTCACACCCACGCCTGGGATGAAACCTATCTTGTGCTGGAAGGGGAGCTCAACCTCAACATCAATTGTGAAACCACCGTTGTGGGAACGGGTGGTTGCTATCAGGTCAAGGCTGGTGTCGTTCACGCTCCCACACCCAATGGCGACTTCTGCCGCTACGTGATGGTTGGTCAGCCTGGCGGTGTCGAATCCGTGTTCAAGAGCCTGAAGGCCAACGAAAAGGATCTTCACGACATGGCCAAGGTGGTCGAGATCGTGACCAAGGAAGGCGTCACCATCGCTGGTTGA
- a CDS encoding galactose oxidase, giving the protein MQAYECWSHHRGGPLSRLGPSRKGEIEDWPWLDHAVLRSSRSRMVCTTCHWFRHHAGVNCIPVLTCQLHQGLIAHGEHLTSRCQGWTDDMTRQQG; this is encoded by the coding sequence GTGCAGGCGTACGAATGCTGGAGTCACCATCGCGGCGGCCCCCTCTCCCGCCTAGGGCCCTCTCGCAAGGGGGAGATCGAGGACTGGCCTTGGTTGGATCATGCGGTGCTCCGCTCCAGCCGCAGCCGCATGGTCTGCACGACCTGCCACTGGTTTAGGCACCACGCCGGGGTGAACTGCATCCCGGTGCTCACCTGCCAGCTGCACCAGGGGTTGATCGCCCACGGCGAGCACCTCACCAGCCGCTGCCAAGGCTGGACAGATGACATGACCCGGCAGCAGGGCTGA